The proteins below come from a single Hyphomicrobium denitrificans ATCC 51888 genomic window:
- a CDS encoding ABC transporter permease produces MIMRLALQSLRNRWVTALLTVLAIAVSVMLLLGVEKVRTGARQSFADTISGTDLIVGARSGSLNLLLYSVFRIGNATNNVTWKSYEDIAKLPDVSWIVPLSLGDSHHGFRVLGTNSDYFTHYKFRRGQSMSFVAGGPFKDLFDAVIGSDVADTLHYKVGDNIVIAHGVGSISFVEHADKPFRVAGILAKTGTPIDRTVHVSLEAIEAIHIDWQSGAPVPGQSVTPDEVRKMDLTPRAITAAMVGLNSKLATFKIQRAINNYSEEPLSAIMPGVALQELWGLIGTAETALSAVSAMVVVTALLGMVTMILTTLNERRREMAILRSVGATPATVLGLLAAEGGLLTLAGVVLGTVALYVGLYFARPYIDHAYGLSLAIDPPRADEWVKLALIVAAGFVAGLLPALRAYRLSLADGMMIRT; encoded by the coding sequence ATGATCATGCGCCTCGCACTTCAGTCGCTCCGCAATCGCTGGGTAACGGCACTACTGACGGTGCTCGCCATCGCGGTCAGCGTCATGCTTCTTCTCGGCGTCGAGAAAGTCCGCACCGGCGCCAGACAGAGTTTCGCCGATACGATATCCGGCACCGATCTGATTGTCGGCGCCCGCAGCGGCAGCCTGAACCTGCTGCTCTATTCCGTCTTCCGCATCGGCAATGCGACCAACAACGTGACTTGGAAAAGTTACGAGGACATCGCCAAGCTGCCGGACGTCTCGTGGATCGTGCCGCTATCGCTGGGTGACAGTCACCATGGCTTCCGCGTGCTCGGAACCAACTCAGACTATTTCACGCATTACAAATTTCGCCGCGGCCAAAGCATGAGCTTCGTGGCGGGCGGACCGTTCAAGGATCTGTTCGACGCCGTCATCGGCTCAGACGTCGCCGACACGCTGCACTACAAGGTCGGCGACAACATCGTGATCGCGCATGGCGTCGGAAGCATCTCGTTCGTCGAGCACGCCGACAAGCCGTTTCGCGTCGCCGGCATTCTCGCAAAAACGGGAACGCCGATCGATCGCACCGTGCACGTCAGTCTTGAAGCTATCGAAGCCATTCACATCGATTGGCAGAGCGGCGCACCGGTTCCTGGCCAAAGCGTCACTCCCGACGAAGTGCGCAAGATGGATCTGACGCCGCGAGCGATCACCGCCGCGATGGTTGGTCTCAACTCGAAGCTCGCGACATTCAAAATTCAGCGCGCCATCAACAATTATTCGGAAGAACCGCTGTCCGCAATCATGCCGGGCGTCGCGCTGCAGGAGCTATGGGGTCTGATCGGCACAGCGGAAACGGCGTTATCGGCTGTGTCGGCGATGGTCGTCGTGACGGCCCTTCTCGGCATGGTGACGATGATCCTGACGACGTTGAACGAGCGCCGTCGAGAGATGGCGATCTTGCGTTCCGTCGGTGCGACGCCAGCTACAGTGCTCGGTCTGCTGGCCGCGGAAGGCGGACTGCTGACGCTTGCGGGTGTCGTGCTCGGTACGGTCGCGCTTTACGTTGGACTGTATTTCGCGCGGCCCTATATCGATCACGCTTACGGATTGAGTCTCGCGATCGACCCGCCACGAGCCGATGAATGGGTGAAGCTTGCGCTGATCGTCGCCGCCGGATTCGTCGCCGGGCTGCTGCCCGCGCTCAGAGCATACCGGCTGTCGCTTGCAGATGGAATGATGATCAGAACGTGA
- a CDS encoding ABC transporter ATP-binding protein, with protein MSESLTADVGRQGESASSPDAVSFANVEYTWSGSSPFTLAIADFKLARGEKLLLLGPSGSGKSTFLSLLAGIVVPGKGKIDVLGTDMARLSGAARDRFRVEHFGIIFQMFNLLPYGSLIDNVLLPLHFSRTRRDRARADGALDDVATDLLATLGIDRTVIATAKTANLSVGQQQRVAAARALIGAPQIIVADEPTSALDRNTEGAFLNLLFAQSGAAGASVIMVSHDESLARYFDRVVRLDDIAVATRGARSQ; from the coding sequence ATGAGCGAGAGTCTGACCGCCGACGTCGGACGGCAGGGGGAGAGCGCTAGCTCTCCCGATGCTGTTTCGTTCGCGAACGTGGAATACACATGGTCCGGTTCGTCGCCATTCACGCTCGCGATCGCGGATTTCAAATTGGCGCGCGGAGAAAAGCTGCTGCTGCTCGGGCCATCGGGCAGCGGCAAGAGTACGTTTCTAAGCCTGCTCGCCGGCATCGTCGTTCCCGGCAAAGGCAAGATCGACGTGCTCGGAACGGATATGGCGCGGCTGAGCGGCGCCGCGCGCGACCGCTTCCGCGTCGAGCATTTCGGCATCATTTTTCAGATGTTCAATCTGCTGCCCTACGGATCGCTGATCGATAACGTGCTCCTGCCGCTGCACTTCTCACGCACGCGCCGAGATCGCGCGCGGGCCGATGGCGCGCTCGACGATGTCGCGACCGATCTTCTCGCGACGCTTGGCATCGACCGCACGGTCATCGCGACAGCGAAAACGGCAAACTTGAGCGTCGGTCAGCAACAGCGCGTCGCAGCCGCACGCGCTCTGATCGGCGCGCCACAGATTATCGTCGCTGACGAACCGACATCCGCGCTGGATCGCAATACCGAAGGCGCGTTCTTGAATCTGCTTTTTGCGCAAAGCGGTGCGGCGGGAGCGAGCGTGATCATGGTCAGCCACGACGAAAGCCTCGCGCGCTATTTCGACCGCGTCGTGCGACTTGACGACATCGCTGTCGCAACACGAGGAGCGCGCTCGCAATGA
- a CDS encoding DUF2796 domain-containing protein produces MLKSLTGLAAAVFVLTSPAVADEAGHRQLGPHVHGQGTLDIAIEGKKIAMELVVPGMDIVGFEHVPTTDAQKAEVEKGKAKLTDVLSVFKFPASAKCKADSANVENRKETHHPGEKDDDDDKPGEPEHAEFHATYSITCEAPESVTGLETSYFTSFSGAQLLNVNIATSKGQTQAQMTRDKPTLDLAGVM; encoded by the coding sequence ATGTTGAAGTCGCTGACCGGCCTCGCGGCCGCAGTTTTTGTTCTGACGTCGCCCGCCGTCGCGGACGAGGCCGGGCACAGACAACTCGGCCCGCACGTTCATGGACAGGGCACGCTCGATATCGCCATCGAAGGCAAGAAGATCGCGATGGAACTCGTCGTTCCTGGAATGGATATCGTTGGCTTCGAACACGTGCCGACAACCGACGCGCAGAAGGCGGAGGTCGAAAAAGGCAAGGCCAAGTTGACGGACGTTCTGAGCGTCTTCAAGTTTCCGGCCTCCGCAAAATGCAAGGCGGATTCCGCAAACGTCGAAAACCGTAAGGAAACGCATCATCCGGGCGAAAAAGACGATGACGATGACAAGCCCGGCGAGCCCGAGCACGCGGAATTCCACGCAACTTACTCGATCACGTGCGAGGCGCCGGAAAGCGTGACCGGTCTTGAGACATCATACTTTACGAGCTTCTCGGGCGCGCAACTCCTGAACGTGAACATAGCGACCTCGAAAGGTCAAACGCAGGCACAGATGACGCGCGATAAGCCGACGCTCGATCTCGCCGGTGTGATGTAG
- a CDS encoding sensor histidine kinase — MPWFALGTILLNKIDGQARSALELEARLRASASAALLDQELRSLVQSMQRSQETANQSGRADTSADPNAPDLRVRPKALENWPTVIAPVSAEGTEASILDEKTLSAAKSTLAANTPRVMSSLGAEGSRTLDLWVPFSRDGSDRVLLQSRLPDSAFQSSMQIMGSQGKWDMIVIDPDGSVLASFGAQDVKQAAINSASAGLFNLFSEADLYAVGTSEPSLFAFRIRAMTPLAPLDDQSRRNWTSFFIVTCVLTALSLAIDRPTFLKRVSKTADGQPELALSTPHRATMASAEDRVRKTGGGSPEVRINRGRGLDEERLHQALVAGGICIWEWRRPANTILWENSPAALLRQPPDAPPPSVRALLRRTFPQERRRLLHSIRIALADGRPLSIDVRLTCFDGEQRWIALRANTIRGEGSQVLGFVGTANDVTDQKRGLSRTDALLREVSHRSKNMLALILAMARLTARDAVDVKSHLKEFALRVAGLSASQDLIVAADWQSVDFARLASAEIEAVARSDASRVKISGPPLLVTPEAAQTLGMIVTELALNATAHGALSVASGEVTLQWSFPNASTVRISWRETGGPPYNVDHAKGYSLSVIERFSGQGLKLDSCIMSDGENMTWTMEGPLANIGMHSTPLPSAKAPSLSGPHTET; from the coding sequence GTGCCTTGGTTCGCGCTCGGGACAATTCTGCTGAACAAGATCGATGGGCAGGCGAGGAGCGCTCTCGAACTCGAAGCCCGATTGCGCGCGTCGGCCTCGGCTGCGCTTCTTGATCAGGAACTCCGCAGTCTGGTCCAATCTATGCAGCGCTCGCAGGAGACTGCCAATCAGAGTGGCCGCGCAGACACCTCAGCAGACCCGAATGCTCCAGATCTCCGCGTACGACCTAAAGCGCTTGAAAATTGGCCGACTGTCATTGCGCCGGTATCCGCCGAAGGCACGGAAGCATCGATACTCGATGAGAAGACACTGTCCGCCGCAAAGTCGACGCTCGCGGCGAACACGCCTCGGGTGATGTCGTCCCTCGGTGCGGAAGGAAGCCGTACGCTTGATCTGTGGGTCCCGTTCTCGAGAGATGGGAGCGATCGCGTGCTGTTGCAGTCCCGCCTGCCGGATTCTGCATTTCAAAGCTCGATGCAGATCATGGGCTCGCAAGGCAAGTGGGACATGATCGTGATCGATCCCGATGGATCGGTGCTGGCGAGCTTCGGGGCGCAGGACGTTAAGCAAGCTGCAATCAACAGCGCGTCCGCGGGATTGTTTAACCTTTTCTCTGAGGCTGACTTGTATGCGGTAGGCACGTCGGAACCCTCGTTGTTCGCATTCCGAATTCGCGCCATGACGCCCCTCGCGCCTCTCGACGATCAGAGCCGGCGAAACTGGACCAGCTTCTTCATCGTTACGTGTGTTCTGACAGCGCTATCCCTGGCTATCGATAGACCGACGTTTCTGAAACGCGTGAGCAAAACCGCAGATGGGCAACCTGAATTGGCTTTATCGACGCCGCATCGCGCAACGATGGCCTCCGCAGAGGATCGCGTGAGGAAAACCGGAGGAGGTTCGCCGGAGGTAAGGATCAACCGCGGGCGAGGCCTCGACGAGGAGCGCCTGCATCAAGCGCTCGTTGCGGGCGGCATTTGCATCTGGGAGTGGCGCCGGCCGGCCAACACGATCTTATGGGAGAATTCTCCGGCCGCGCTACTGAGGCAACCGCCAGACGCGCCACCGCCCAGCGTGCGCGCACTTCTCCGGCGTACTTTTCCTCAGGAACGCCGCCGCCTGCTACATTCGATCCGGATCGCTCTTGCAGACGGACGGCCGCTCTCGATCGACGTCAGGCTAACGTGCTTTGACGGCGAACAACGATGGATCGCGCTGCGCGCCAATACCATCCGAGGTGAAGGATCGCAGGTTCTCGGGTTCGTCGGCACCGCAAACGATGTCACCGATCAGAAACGCGGATTGTCGCGCACGGATGCCTTGCTTCGCGAAGTCTCGCATCGTTCAAAGAACATGCTGGCGTTGATCCTCGCCATGGCGCGGCTTACGGCGCGCGACGCGGTCGATGTCAAATCGCACCTGAAAGAATTTGCCTTGCGCGTTGCAGGACTTTCGGCCTCGCAAGACCTGATCGTCGCGGCAGACTGGCAAAGCGTCGATTTTGCAAGGCTGGCATCAGCAGAGATTGAAGCCGTCGCGCGCTCCGATGCGTCCCGTGTCAAGATTTCCGGCCCTCCGCTACTCGTCACGCCGGAAGCCGCGCAGACACTCGGCATGATCGTTACCGAGCTGGCTTTGAATGCAACAGCACACGGCGCACTTTCGGTCGCGTCAGGCGAAGTCACGCTGCAGTGGTCGTTTCCGAACGCTTCGACAGTGCGGATCTCGTGGAGGGAAACCGGTGGGCCTCCCTACAATGTCGATCACGCGAAGGGGTACAGTCTCTCGGTTATCGAGCGCTTTTCAGGTCAAGGTTTAAAGCTCGATTCTTGCATAATGAGCGACGGCGAAAACATGACGTGGACGATGGAAGGGCCATTGGCGAACATCGGCATGCACTCGACGCCCCTTCCTAGCGCAAAGGCGCCGTCACTCTCGGGGCCGCACACTGAGACGTGA
- a CDS encoding DUF1328 domain-containing protein translates to MGNLLHYAIVFLIVAIVAALFGFGGVAGTAMEGARLLFWVAIVLFVVALVANFVRRA, encoded by the coding sequence ATGGGCAATCTTCTGCATTACGCCATCGTCTTCCTCATCGTAGCAATCGTTGCGGCGCTTTTCGGATTTGGCGGCGTGGCTGGAACTGCGATGGAAGGTGCGCGCCTGTTGTTCTGGGTCGCGATCGTTCTGTTCGTCGTGGCACTGGTCGCGAACTTCGTGCGACGGGCCTGA
- a CDS encoding response regulator, which translates to MSIAESIAPHLPYLRRYARSLTGSQHSGDNYVAAVLEALIADSSSFDRTLSPRAALYRAFTKVWNSVPVNQERDEQAASEKSLPERRLESITPLPRQAFLLVSVEGFTTAEAAQILDCTPAHITELLQMAGSEIAEQLSADVLIIEDEPLIAMDLEALVVDIGHRVQGVARTHKEAVAEVAKKAPSLVLADIHLADGSSGLEAVNEILETISVPVIFITSFPERLLTGTKPEPVFLITKPFEPAVVKAMISQSLFFGLRSTKSGQRAA; encoded by the coding sequence ATGTCGATCGCAGAATCCATCGCTCCCCATCTGCCTTATCTGCGCCGTTACGCACGATCTTTGACGGGCAGCCAGCACTCAGGCGACAACTACGTTGCAGCCGTGCTTGAGGCTCTGATCGCGGATTCAAGCTCATTCGACAGGACACTGTCGCCACGCGCAGCGCTCTATCGCGCTTTCACGAAGGTTTGGAATTCGGTCCCCGTCAATCAAGAGAGAGACGAGCAGGCGGCATCTGAGAAATCCTTGCCGGAGCGTCGGCTTGAATCGATAACGCCGCTGCCGAGACAGGCTTTCCTGCTCGTGTCCGTCGAGGGGTTTACGACTGCGGAAGCCGCGCAAATCCTCGATTGCACCCCGGCGCACATCACTGAACTCCTGCAGATGGCAGGCTCCGAAATTGCAGAGCAGCTTTCGGCCGACGTTCTCATCATCGAGGACGAACCGCTGATCGCGATGGATCTCGAGGCGCTCGTCGTCGATATCGGCCATCGCGTTCAGGGCGTCGCGCGCACGCACAAGGAAGCGGTCGCCGAAGTCGCGAAGAAAGCGCCTTCGCTGGTCCTCGCCGATATCCACCTCGCGGATGGTAGTTCGGGTCTGGAAGCCGTGAATGAAATTCTCGAAACGATCAGCGTGCCCGTGATCTTCATCACCTCGTTCCCGGAGCGCCTGTTGACGGGCACCAAGCCCGAACCGGTTTTCCTCATCACCAAGCCGTTCGAGCCTGCGGTCGTGAAGGCAATGATCAGCCAATCGCTATTCTTTGGTCTGCGCTCGACGAAGTCGGGCCAGCGCGCAGCCTAA
- a CDS encoding sigma-70 family RNA polymerase sigma factor, with translation MTKPTDDLQTLLIASVPNLRAFANSLCGDPTRADDLVQDTLVKAWTNLESFEKGSNLKAWLFTILRNTYFSELRKRRREVEDADNALAERMSILPDQHVHMDLIDFKKAFGVLSDDQKEVLLLVGAEGFSYEEAAEITGAAVGTVKSRVNRARVALTKALGLESGEDFTSNPEFMGLVRLGQSVVRG, from the coding sequence GTGACCAAGCCCACGGACGACCTTCAGACGTTGTTGATTGCTTCTGTTCCGAACCTTCGAGCGTTCGCGAATTCGTTGTGTGGCGATCCAACGCGTGCTGACGATCTCGTTCAGGATACGCTCGTCAAAGCCTGGACCAATCTCGAGAGCTTTGAAAAAGGCTCCAATCTCAAGGCATGGCTGTTCACGATTTTGCGCAACACGTACTTCTCGGAGCTGCGCAAACGTCGCCGCGAAGTGGAAGACGCTGACAACGCGCTTGCCGAACGGATGTCGATTTTGCCCGACCAGCATGTCCATATGGACCTGATCGACTTCAAAAAAGCATTTGGAGTTCTGAGTGACGACCAGAAGGAAGTTCTCTTGCTCGTTGGAGCAGAAGGATTCTCATATGAAGAAGCAGCCGAAATCACCGGCGCAGCCGTCGGTACGGTCAAGAGCAGGGTCAATCGAGCCCGGGTCGCATTGACCAAGGCACTAGGTCTCGAGTCGGGTGAGGATTTCACATCCAATCCGGAATTCATGGGGCTTGTTCGGCTTGGGCAGTCTGTCGTGCGCGGCTAG
- a CDS encoding NepR family anti-sigma factor — protein sequence MGASSASKLGELTPSQTQLPAELQGQIGQRLREAYNELISEPVPDRFINLLQQLKDREDKSPDDHQEQGQGGKT from the coding sequence ATGGGCGCGAGCAGTGCCTCCAAACTGGGGGAATTAACGCCGTCGCAAACGCAGTTGCCTGCCGAGCTTCAAGGGCAGATCGGCCAGCGCCTGCGTGAAGCTTACAACGAGCTGATCAGCGAGCCGGTTCCTGACCGCTTCATCAACCTGCTGCAGCAGTTGAAAGACCGGGAAGACAAAAGCCCGGACGATCATCAGGAACAAGGTCAAGGGGGCAAAACGTGA
- a CDS encoding cobyrinate a,c-diamide synthase, with protein MAETSPLPPGLIIGAPRSGSGKTTVTLGLLRALKRRGHAVQPFKCGPDYIDPAFHVAAAGRESYNVDSWAMRWPRVAGLLSQASNGADIVIVEGLMGFYDGVVQPGHWGNGASSDLAAATGWPAILVLDVSGQSQTAAAVARGFMNFRDRVEIAGVILNRVGSARHTRFVSEALTAVGLPVVGALPREANLVLPERHLGLVQAEETAELESRLETLADFIDANVDMARIVQLAKPGSVDSGPAVSIRPPGQRIALARDAAFSFVYPHLLAAWREAGAEIFAFSPLADEVPDATADVAWMPGGYPELHAGRLAAADRFKSAMRKFAETRPVHGECGGYMTLGTGLVDASGERHEMIGLLGLETSFAKRKLNLGYRKAEIVEPCVLGNPGDQLTGHEFHYASVLSSPDAPLFHLRDSDGNILAQRGSRRGLTTGSFLHVVDV; from the coding sequence ATGGCTGAGACATCACCGCTCCCGCCTGGCTTGATCATCGGCGCACCGCGATCGGGATCGGGCAAGACGACAGTCACGCTCGGCTTATTGCGCGCATTGAAACGGCGCGGCCATGCCGTGCAGCCTTTCAAATGCGGCCCGGATTACATCGACCCGGCTTTCCATGTCGCCGCCGCTGGCCGCGAGTCCTACAATGTCGATAGCTGGGCGATGCGCTGGCCGCGCGTGGCTGGTCTTCTCTCACAAGCTTCAAACGGCGCCGATATTGTGATCGTGGAAGGTTTGATGGGCTTCTACGACGGCGTCGTGCAACCGGGACATTGGGGCAACGGCGCGAGTTCGGATCTCGCTGCGGCAACGGGATGGCCTGCGATCCTCGTGCTCGACGTCTCCGGCCAATCCCAAACGGCCGCCGCCGTCGCGCGCGGCTTCATGAACTTTCGCGATCGCGTCGAGATCGCAGGCGTCATTCTCAATCGCGTCGGCAGCGCGCGTCATACCCGCTTCGTGTCGGAAGCGCTGACGGCGGTCGGTTTGCCCGTCGTCGGAGCATTGCCGCGCGAGGCGAACCTCGTTCTGCCCGAGCGGCACTTGGGGCTCGTGCAAGCCGAGGAAACAGCTGAGCTTGAGAGCCGCCTCGAGACGCTTGCGGATTTCATCGACGCCAACGTCGACATGGCCCGCATCGTCCAACTCGCAAAGCCAGGCTCCGTGGACTCCGGTCCAGCCGTCTCAATCCGTCCGCCCGGGCAGCGCATCGCGCTGGCACGCGATGCTGCGTTCTCATTCGTTTATCCGCACCTGCTCGCCGCCTGGCGTGAGGCGGGAGCGGAGATCTTCGCATTCTCACCGCTTGCCGACGAAGTCCCCGATGCGACTGCGGACGTGGCCTGGATGCCGGGCGGCTATCCCGAACTGCACGCGGGCCGCTTGGCCGCCGCGGATCGTTTCAAATCGGCGATGAGAAAGTTCGCCGAGACGCGACCCGTCCACGGCGAGTGCGGTGGCTACATGACCCTCGGAACCGGCCTCGTCGACGCGTCGGGCGAGCGCCACGAGATGATCGGGCTTTTGGGATTGGAGACGTCTTTCGCGAAACGGAAGCTCAATCTCGGCTACAGAAAAGCCGAAATCGTCGAGCCATGTGTACTCGGGAACCCCGGCGACCAGCTGACCGGGCACGAGTTTCATTACGCGAGCGTCCTATCGTCCCCTGACGCGCCGCTGTTCCATCTCCGCGATTCAGACGGCAACATCCTCGCCCAACGCGGCAGCCGTCGCGGCTTGACCACCGGCTCGTTCCTTCACGTCGTCGACGTCTAA
- the cobM gene encoding precorrin-4 C(11)-methyltransferase: MTVHFIGAGPGAADLITIRGRDLIARSPVCLYAGSLVPQALLSHCPAGAEIVDTAPMTLDEIVARIEKATGEGKDVARLHSGDLSIWSALGEQLRRLDQLKIPYTITPGVPAFAAASAALARELTLPEVAQSVVLTRTSGRASSMPGTETLEAFAATRATLAVHLSIHTIADVVQRVLPYYGADCPAAVVYRATWPEEKIVRGTLATIVAQASEMSVERTALILIGEALGREDFRESALYSVDYRRRFRGG; encoded by the coding sequence ATGACAGTGCATTTCATCGGAGCAGGTCCGGGTGCCGCCGATCTCATTACGATACGCGGCCGCGATTTGATCGCGCGCTCGCCGGTCTGCCTTTATGCCGGTTCGCTGGTGCCGCAAGCACTTCTCAGTCACTGTCCGGCCGGAGCCGAGATCGTCGACACCGCGCCGATGACGCTCGACGAAATCGTTGCCCGCATCGAGAAGGCAACCGGCGAAGGCAAGGACGTGGCGCGTTTGCATTCCGGCGATCTCTCGATCTGGAGCGCGCTCGGCGAGCAGCTGCGTCGCCTCGATCAACTGAAAATTCCGTACACGATCACGCCTGGCGTTCCGGCTTTTGCAGCTGCGTCGGCGGCCCTCGCACGCGAACTGACGTTGCCCGAGGTCGCGCAATCGGTTGTCCTGACGCGCACGTCCGGCCGCGCGTCGTCGATGCCCGGAACGGAAACGCTCGAAGCTTTCGCAGCGACGCGTGCGACGCTCGCGGTACATCTTTCAATCCATACGATCGCTGATGTCGTGCAGCGCGTGCTGCCGTACTATGGCGCCGATTGCCCGGCCGCCGTCGTCTATCGCGCGACCTGGCCCGAAGAGAAGATTGTGCGCGGGACGCTCGCAACGATTGTCGCGCAAGCGTCCGAAATGTCCGTTGAGCGAACCGCGCTGATTCTTATCGGCGAGGCGCTTGGGCGCGAGGACTTCCGAGAAAGCGCGCTCTATAGCGTCGACTACCGGCGCCGGTTTCGCGGCGGTTGA
- a CDS encoding cobalamin biosynthesis protein, whose amino-acid sequence MIAIGVGANSKARDEDFASALASIRAETGGDVVATFEDAPFRAPLQTAASRQSLAHRTLPLADLRKRNDDCMTRSERSLALYGVASIAEASALAAAGPRSELIAARRIIGNVTVAAAKSADTKESPT is encoded by the coding sequence ATGATCGCCATCGGAGTAGGCGCCAACAGCAAAGCGCGCGACGAGGACTTTGCCTCAGCTCTCGCAAGCATTCGTGCTGAAACTGGCGGCGACGTCGTCGCGACATTCGAAGACGCACCGTTTCGCGCGCCGCTGCAAACGGCTGCCTCGCGGCAGTCGCTGGCGCATCGCACATTGCCGCTTGCGGATCTGCGAAAAAGAAATGACGATTGCATGACGCGCTCGGAGCGATCGCTCGCACTCTACGGAGTCGCCTCGATCGCTGAAGCTTCGGCGCTCGCAGCCGCAGGCCCGCGCTCGGAATTGATCGCTGCGAGACGCATCATCGGCAATGTCACAGTCGCAGCGGCCAAGTCCGCCGATACGAAAGAAAGCCCGACATGA
- a CDS encoding bifunctional cobalt-precorrin-7 (C(5))-methyltransferase/cobalt-precorrin-6B (C(15))-methyltransferase has protein sequence MSGRWLSIIGIGEDGRAGLGSAANALIDAAELIVGGERHLALVGDTRGEKMQWRTPLDATSQDILARRGKPVAVLVSGDPFWFGAGVTLTRAIPIDEMLVVTSPSSFSLAASRLGWALQDTVTLGLNMRGLTPLLRRHVHHGRRILALALNGETPGEVAKLLTSAGYGPSTITVLEALGGPRERIRSTTAEAFALTDVDPLNVIAIDVVAGPEAMPIPYAAGLPDTYFENDGQLTKREVRAVTLSSLQPGAGELLWDIGAGSGSVGIEWMLAHPANRAIGIERDETRAARAVRNAVTLGVPQLDIRKGAAPDALDGLPSPDAIFIGCGSADRDLIGTCWNALKPGGRIVVNSVTLESELAVLAAYHAHGGTLTRFAVERAEPLGKRMTWRPALPIIQWVSRKPGAGA, from the coding sequence ATGAGCGGGCGCTGGTTGTCCATCATCGGCATTGGTGAAGACGGCCGCGCGGGTCTCGGATCGGCGGCAAACGCCTTGATCGATGCCGCCGAACTGATCGTTGGCGGCGAACGCCATCTCGCGCTCGTCGGCGACACCCGCGGCGAGAAGATGCAGTGGCGCACGCCGCTCGATGCGACGAGCCAGGATATATTGGCGCGGCGCGGCAAGCCGGTCGCCGTGCTCGTCTCGGGTGATCCATTCTGGTTCGGCGCGGGCGTCACGCTGACGCGCGCGATTCCAATCGACGAGATGCTGGTCGTCACGTCGCCGTCGAGTTTTTCGCTCGCTGCGTCACGGCTCGGGTGGGCGCTGCAGGATACGGTGACGCTCGGCCTTAACATGCGTGGCTTGACGCCGCTTTTGCGCCGCCACGTGCATCACGGACGCAGGATCTTGGCGCTCGCGTTGAATGGCGAGACGCCGGGCGAGGTCGCGAAATTGCTGACGTCGGCGGGATATGGCCCGAGTACGATCACCGTCCTCGAAGCGCTCGGCGGTCCGCGCGAGCGCATTCGTTCGACGACGGCAGAAGCATTCGCTCTGACTGACGTCGATCCGTTGAACGTGATCGCCATCGACGTCGTCGCCGGTCCCGAAGCGATGCCGATCCCTTACGCTGCGGGCTTGCCGGACACATACTTCGAGAACGACGGACAGTTGACCAAGCGTGAGGTGCGCGCGGTGACGCTATCGTCGTTGCAACCGGGTGCTGGCGAACTGTTGTGGGACATCGGCGCGGGCAGCGGATCGGTGGGCATCGAATGGATGCTCGCACATCCCGCCAACCGCGCCATCGGCATCGAGCGAGACGAGACGCGCGCCGCTCGCGCTGTACGCAATGCCGTCACGCTCGGCGTGCCGCAACTCGATATCCGCAAAGGCGCCGCACCGGACGCGCTCGACGGCTTGCCTTCGCCCGACGCAATTTTCATCGGTTGCGGCTCGGCCGACCGCGATCTGATCGGCACGTGCTGGAACGCGCTGAAACCCGGTGGCCGCATCGTCGTCAACAGTGTGACGCTCGAATCGGAGCTTGCGGTGCTTGCGGCCTACCATGCGCACGGCGGAACGCTGACGCGGTTCGCTGTGGAGCGCGCCGAACCGCTCGGCAAGCGCATGACATGGCGGCCCGCGCTGCCGATCATTCAGTGGGTCAGCCGCAAGCCGGGGGCCGGGGCATGA